A genomic stretch from Planctomycetaceae bacterium includes:
- a CDS encoding DCC1-like thiol-disulfide oxidoreductase family protein, producing the protein MSANSDSKLSHVVFFDGICGFCNRSVNFLMGIDRHNRLRFAPLQGSTASQCLPAELQQNLDTLVFLTEGRLYVRSAAVVRILCVIGGVWRVAGILLWLIPLPIRDACYRLVSRIRYRVFGKHETCRLPKPEERGLVLD; encoded by the coding sequence ATGTCGGCGAACTCAGACTCAAAACTCTCGCATGTCGTGTTTTTCGATGGAATCTGTGGATTCTGCAATCGCTCGGTGAATTTTCTGATGGGGATCGACCGTCACAATCGCCTTCGATTTGCCCCACTCCAGGGAAGCACAGCTTCGCAGTGTCTGCCGGCCGAGCTGCAACAGAATCTGGACACACTGGTGTTCTTGACGGAGGGGCGACTCTATGTGCGGTCGGCTGCGGTCGTACGGATTCTGTGTGTGATTGGTGGTGTTTGGCGGGTGGCTGGAATCCTGCTCTGGCTTATTCCTTTACCCATTCGGGACGCCTGTTATCGTCTGGTGTCTCGGATTCGGTATCGGGTCTTTGGGAAGCATGAGACCTGCCGACTGCCGAAGCCGGAAGAACGCGGTCTCGTTCTGGATTGA